From Xylocopilactobacillus apis, a single genomic window includes:
- a CDS encoding immunoglobulin-like domain-containing protein yields the protein MKHKLTNVVSSALLMLSPITSAVTSTQVVKADVNWDYDVESPGLGDYDKLLQNAGPSDGTVDWYPAKNGASTNASAQEVVKQLIDLSIATNDKDSEARKALFNDTTGSNDKYKEVYDKYSLAFGLIAQILDFNNAKPGTGAYLKQGAQRAEDPNDDPVNSQGSNVFHDRVVERPKPGEGKNISDVLGKAFFGDADDGYAQIYVNGYDNVAQNEANMIRETTSSITLVAQSKQTGKKATAIFKLNNKTLPKPIKNSKFNNYVDHSFYAMDGDGVKNVAGLNMTTAPQSVIDSIKFKNNSTFWVEGADGAGTIVVPRGTTAKEIANLITKRKLASNNSFEETVPMKAVQAAKASGDAGAGNKIVGTEKTWHDVSYSHQYQETRSSHNSEHDKPNMGLSNLGNDTLAGQYNHAPALYGLNGPDQKGNDNFFQYREYNNVFNSKEGFNRTIDDFDKDLVSSPSLYYKYKFPDVTGPKKNPTTDAWFGGGSRDLHMIDTNDLFKNSYQANTASKSADSIPNVEESEGTPYDQDPAASKNAENLKKSDGTPLDSNPAAIPGQKFSFGDVDAPKKAFPNKATNVGKVKHLFQPSSYFKEAYDANHFVVNDPKIENNSYDEIVSQISNNGSFTNDGKLQKSFSYDAPVSYWMYKSYNNPYSTVMSSGGASSIDGKKVEYDEVNHKSNSTIQPQEKLDLNNPDDPNPTQKEGSNIIDLKSETEAKLVEEDQNSKTYVFTGVYPAGTKPLDSVNGKPSTSNLKINIPGTQKTIEMFPALGSVINVFGGVGTNYDKSISGMPLDFTRSMILYDGNADISRKVDNIYFNDFNNPFAKPVWNSDTSTTYLSVPYDKLKMWRRSDYFVQTWDKNTRVKDKDGNFISNPQPLIYNKNILPNSTSDFSEGTLGQVDSPNFESKYYMVGSVKVDNRNNTIQKVIVTHRLTQVNESKRAYFNSNLYNNPKGEFSKNGSHKNNSRFFVSQDFSVGPVSSDMISDAGPEGSGVTIDGVYYPYGKNDPKGKSAEDNAAKILELSVKHNNPKQNAKNGDVIPEFTDKGTDGNDYESNDGTGYKLISVAEAAKKQEINEDELATELSRVTHKDVDWVKRTKWVEATLPRLRRNTSNGHVRINVVTYDKAAVSAPSKETTKPSFSTTDISSGNDPFNVKFRPYTTTYDDGAVLKAGEVPETFKNLLSPVLVAGNPDLIGSDNKLQQILVSAFLDSWQQNDGSFKQTDGALGVSSPLYLYGGFGISNSDTKHSYMQWPKGYTDNSGEYQNAVAHFSGDFYRGGRELKTAGSSIIEGIPMSALKADTSKVDLSKAGIYPVVYTYTDPKNSKNSASITVPITVKDSSAPVFVFKGMTDQTISVGEAFKPTEYKVVGSWSIFNNYKGDYDKLPNYEGIAKNVDGTPQVTVSGIVDTNTPGIYQLTYRATSTSGAVTTMVRNITVLAKNGSSANEWQTTDYKAVGYINYVPGYGISVYNAPAGKFTGNRLKHGTAWKISQKAVNSKGEISYRVGKNQWVSGKYVSFSPIKSVIPLKGKAVIVYKKGYGVNLWKSASTTGGYYPGRKMMHGSKWKVTGKQNGFYRVGKDQWLEGLYVGFTED from the coding sequence ATGAAGCACAAACTAACTAATGTAGTTAGCTCAGCACTTCTGATGCTGTCCCCGATAACTTCAGCAGTAACATCAACACAGGTAGTGAAAGCAGATGTAAATTGGGATTATGATGTTGAAAGTCCAGGCTTGGGAGATTATGATAAATTACTACAAAACGCCGGACCAAGTGATGGTACGGTAGATTGGTATCCAGCGAAAAATGGAGCGAGCACAAATGCGAGCGCCCAGGAAGTCGTCAAACAGTTAATCGATTTATCAATCGCAACGAATGATAAAGATTCAGAAGCAAGAAAAGCGCTGTTTAACGATACAACAGGGTCAAATGACAAATACAAAGAGGTCTATGACAAGTATAGTCTTGCTTTTGGGTTGATTGCTCAAATTCTTGATTTTAACAATGCCAAACCTGGAACAGGAGCATACTTGAAACAAGGTGCCCAAAGAGCAGAGGACCCAAATGACGATCCAGTAAATAGTCAAGGGTCAAACGTTTTTCATGATCGAGTAGTAGAGAGACCGAAACCGGGAGAAGGAAAGAATATTTCTGATGTCTTAGGCAAGGCGTTCTTTGGTGATGCAGATGATGGTTATGCTCAGATCTACGTGAATGGTTATGATAATGTAGCGCAGAACGAAGCCAATATGATTAGAGAGACGACCAGCAGTATTACGCTGGTTGCTCAAAGCAAGCAGACTGGTAAGAAAGCTACAGCGATCTTTAAACTGAATAACAAGACGCTGCCGAAGCCGATTAAGAACAGTAAGTTCAATAATTATGTTGATCACAGTTTCTATGCAATGGACGGTGATGGAGTAAAGAACGTTGCGGGACTTAATATGACCACAGCACCGCAGTCCGTGATTGACAGCATAAAGTTTAAGAACAATAGTACTTTCTGGGTCGAGGGGGCAGATGGAGCAGGGACAATAGTGGTTCCAAGAGGAACTACAGCCAAAGAGATAGCGAATCTGATCACGAAAAGGAAGTTGGCAAGTAATAATTCTTTTGAAGAAACCGTACCGATGAAAGCAGTTCAGGCGGCTAAAGCTTCAGGCGATGCGGGTGCAGGTAACAAGATTGTCGGGACCGAAAAAACTTGGCATGATGTTTCTTATAGTCATCAGTATCAAGAGACAAGATCTTCTCATAACAGTGAGCATGACAAGCCTAATATGGGTCTTTCAAACTTGGGGAATGATACTCTGGCAGGTCAATATAATCATGCACCTGCACTTTATGGATTAAATGGTCCAGATCAGAAAGGGAATGATAATTTTTTTCAGTATCGCGAGTATAATAATGTCTTTAATTCAAAAGAGGGTTTCAATAGAACGATTGACGATTTTGATAAAGATTTAGTTTCTTCTCCATCGTTATACTACAAATATAAATTTCCAGATGTAACAGGCCCTAAAAAAAATCCGACAACTGATGCATGGTTTGGAGGCGGTAGTCGTGATCTTCATATGATCGATACAAATGATCTTTTTAAAAATAGTTATCAAGCTAATACAGCTTCGAAATCTGCCGATTCAATTCCTAATGTTGAAGAATCAGAAGGGACACCGTATGATCAAGATCCAGCTGCTTCAAAGAATGCTGAAAATTTAAAAAAGTCTGATGGAACCCCATTGGACAGCAATCCGGCTGCAATTCCAGGTCAAAAATTCTCCTTTGGTGATGTGGATGCACCGAAGAAAGCTTTTCCGAACAAGGCTACCAATGTTGGGAAGGTGAAACATCTATTTCAGCCCTCATCATATTTTAAGGAAGCGTATGACGCTAACCATTTTGTAGTTAACGATCCCAAAATAGAAAATAATAGCTATGATGAAATAGTATCTCAGATTTCTAATAATGGAAGTTTCACCAACGATGGAAAGCTTCAAAAGAGTTTCTCATATGATGCACCGGTATCATATTGGATGTATAAATCGTATAACAATCCTTATTCCACTGTAATGAGCAGTGGCGGAGCTTCTTCAATTGATGGAAAGAAAGTAGAATATGATGAAGTAAATCACAAATCGAATTCAACAATTCAGCCGCAGGAGAAGTTGGATCTTAATAATCCTGATGATCCAAATCCGACTCAAAAGGAAGGATCAAACATTATAGATTTGAAGTCGGAAACTGAAGCTAAACTAGTTGAAGAGGATCAAAACTCTAAAACATATGTTTTTACCGGTGTTTATCCAGCAGGGACTAAGCCTCTCGATTCAGTCAACGGGAAGCCTAGTACTTCTAATTTAAAAATAAATATTCCTGGAACTCAAAAAACTATTGAAATGTTTCCTGCTCTTGGAAGTGTAATAAATGTATTTGGTGGCGTTGGCACCAACTATGATAAAAGCATCAGTGGAATGCCGTTGGATTTCACTAGATCAATGATACTGTATGATGGCAATGCAGATATCAGTCGGAAAGTCGATAATATTTATTTTAATGATTTTAATAATCCTTTTGCAAAACCGGTGTGGAATTCCGATACCTCTACAACCTACTTAAGTGTCCCATACGATAAGTTAAAGATGTGGCGAAGAAGTGATTATTTTGTTCAGACTTGGGACAAGAATACGAGAGTAAAAGATAAAGATGGTAACTTTATCTCTAATCCGCAACCTTTGATTTATAATAAAAATATTTTGCCTAATAGTACATCTGACTTTTCAGAAGGTACGTTAGGTCAAGTAGATTCTCCAAACTTTGAAAGTAAGTACTACATGGTGGGAAGCGTTAAAGTTGATAATAGAAATAATACAATTCAAAAAGTAATTGTAACGCATCGTCTTACTCAGGTTAATGAATCTAAACGTGCGTATTTTAACTCCAACCTTTACAACAATCCTAAAGGCGAGTTTTCTAAAAATGGTTCTCATAAAAACAACAGCCGCTTCTTCGTATCACAAGACTTCTCAGTTGGTCCAGTATCCAGTGATATGATCAGCGATGCTGGTCCTGAAGGATCAGGCGTAACGATTGATGGAGTTTATTATCCATATGGCAAGAACGATCCTAAAGGTAAAAGCGCCGAAGACAATGCAGCGAAGATTCTTGAATTATCCGTTAAGCATAATAATCCAAAGCAGAACGCAAAAAATGGTGACGTAATCCCAGAATTCACCGACAAAGGGACTGACGGCAACGATTATGAAAGTAATGACGGTACCGGCTACAAGTTAATAAGTGTAGCTGAAGCAGCCAAGAAGCAAGAAATCAATGAAGATGAACTCGCAACAGAACTATCAAGAGTAACCCACAAAGATGTAGATTGGGTGAAAAGAACGAAATGGGTTGAAGCAACCTTACCGCGTTTAAGAAGAAATACCTCAAACGGTCATGTTAGAATCAATGTTGTAACTTATGACAAGGCAGCAGTTTCTGCACCAAGTAAGGAAACGACAAAGCCATCGTTCTCAACAACAGATATCAGCAGCGGTAATGATCCATTTAATGTTAAGTTTAGACCATATACGACAACATATGATGATGGAGCGGTTCTAAAGGCCGGAGAAGTGCCGGAAACATTTAAGAATCTCCTAAGTCCAGTTTTAGTAGCAGGAAATCCAGATTTAATAGGCAGTGATAATAAGCTGCAGCAGATATTAGTCAGTGCATTTTTAGACAGCTGGCAGCAAAATGACGGCAGCTTTAAACAAACGGACGGAGCTTTAGGAGTTAGTTCGCCGTTGTATCTGTATGGGGGCTTTGGGATCAGTAATTCAGATACCAAGCACTCATACATGCAGTGGCCAAAAGGATATACGGATAACAGCGGGGAGTATCAGAATGCAGTTGCTCACTTCTCAGGTGACTTTTACCGAGGAGGCAGGGAATTAAAGACAGCAGGCAGCAGTATAATTGAGGGAATCCCAATGTCAGCGTTAAAAGCAGATACAAGTAAGGTCGATTTAAGCAAAGCCGGGATCTACCCAGTTGTTTATACGTATACTGATCCTAAGAACTCGAAGAACAGCGCAAGCATTACCGTCCCAATCACCGTGAAAGATTCATCAGCGCCAGTATTTGTTTTTAAAGGGATGACTGATCAGACGATTAGTGTTGGCGAAGCATTTAAGCCGACGGAATATAAGGTTGTCGGATCCTGGTCGATTTTTAATAATTACAAAGGTGATTACGATAAATTGCCTAACTATGAAGGAATCGCCAAGAATGTTGACGGAACTCCGCAGGTAACCGTAAGCGGTATTGTGGATACTAATACTCCCGGTATCTATCAGTTAACATATCGAGCGACCAGCACTAGCGGGGCAGTGACGACAATGGTTAGAAATATCACAGTGCTGGCAAAGAACGGAAGTTCAGCTAATGAGTGGCAGACGACAGACTATAAGGCCGTTGGTTATATTAACTATGTCCCAGGATACGGGATTTCAGTTTATAATGCTCCGGCAGGTAAATTTACGGGAAACCGCCTGAAGCATGGAACGGCTTGGAAGATCAGTCAGAAAGCCGTTAATTCAAAAGGTGAAATATCTTACCGAGTAGGTAAGAACCAATGGGTCAGCGGTAAATATGTAAGTTTCAGTCCAATTAAAAGTGTAATACCGCTTAAAGGCAAAGCAGTGATCGTGTATAAGAAAGGCTATGGGGTAAACCTCTGGAAGAGCGCAAGCACAACGGGGGGATACTATCCAGGGCGCAAGATGATGCACGGAAGTAAATGGAAAGTGACCGGCAAGCAGAATGGTTTTTACCGAGTAGGCAAAGATCAATGGCTCGAAGGGCTATATGTCGGATTCACTGAAGATTAA
- a CDS encoding BspA family leucine-rich repeat surface protein — MNKYIKLLGSLLIAIVSITTIVFGLNIKEGSKAADFKHNLTSENNGSDFRGGRLANNVGSSFVDPFEKDSLPKIKSQSKIQSRGSGDLTPVSIGPGDSQNFFATVGSAVAKVNDDGTWDTISINEPKYYQVGAVTLNATVDMTQDFNFSWNLKIERSSVAFLADGLGFIFHPMYSPGETITDLNGGAPYVLPAVFGRHSDTTPVTTAADPDLGQNIHSIGINGGDLGISDIMNAISFKIDTNYNGIIGTRTPNTPYGSTSHRLDIDRHPDDYYAGTAAGGVSNGSFVTTDNTGFSSASQYSAPLNGLAVTPKSDAFGGVSGDSIVVPDNTWRPMQIFYTAASHTLKVTIGDAATGGQVSWTKILNANEQAIIASKPSWAFSILGSTGAGVEGNTIKNIRGTFTPGDPVITTRYIDENGNDLQPPVSTLEANWQVTHPGSTQFTDSTSPATIVKNGKTYRRSQVNGTFFDNNTRTNKRLGAPGSGSTVDTSGGNVNVTTNFGNIIFVNYVYRQELPAGSTDVTSDLQLSTDGTTFSKTANIHPGDEVTFKYTAKNNTLPIWHKVTAVQSLGGLFTPTGTLPAGVTQKAGLLYVPINVGAINDIRAGETGTNTVKMKYQGVEKASLTANDAGQITITNNPATPGAAKTSTIVSKVSIYDQSNQLIDDSGNPIYGSYFYNAANANAPLASTETVYNTANYVPTTDSVTVNDLGWWDFNETTKVLTIYPHELNASADWKPFPNPNSTSYRDWPWNPYKRQITKAVIKPGVTARNSLYGLFAFIPSLTTIEGLEGLDTSQVINMGSMFNECKLLTDLNVSNFNTSKVTDMSWMFSGCGALTNLGANNFDTSKVTNMSYMFSGCESLTSLDVINFNTSNVENMPRMFSKCKSLINLDVTHFDTSKVVSMGSMFSDCESLLSIDVTHFNTINVVDMDSMFSKCKSLTNLDVTHFDTSRVTDMSNMFEWCSSLASLDVSNFDTSNVTDMHRMFMHCGSLTSLDVTNFDTSKVTNMSDMFDWCSSLTSLDVSNFDTRNVTDMSYMFSSCMALPSINVSDFKTGNVTNMSEMFSHCYKLKTLDVSNFDTNKVTNMYRMFLRCIELTELDLSSFDLTNITTTSDGIMIVGGYDGILYAEYSLWKLKLGPNTKFPDITVDGFVSSVGLEDPTPGTKIKDLVDTSTDYFATDAQWREVGVGGSDHEPKGAVKTAAQIMSESATRNDVRTYVWDQRGRVLLEVPTAINFGTHRGSIRNHTYTSGAQTLKVTDNRNSRKNKKWQIYGETTPLTNGTKRIAGNPLFYKDSNGKKNLNSVATLLAEKNIPGVIYEDIWEQPWELLFETSSSSIPKEGRYSGTVTYTLINATP; from the coding sequence ACTTGGGATACCATTTCAATTAACGAACCTAAATATTATCAAGTTGGAGCCGTTACGCTTAATGCAACGGTCGATATGACCCAGGATTTTAATTTCAGTTGGAATTTGAAAATTGAACGTTCTTCAGTTGCCTTTCTTGCTGATGGGTTGGGATTTATTTTTCATCCCATGTATAGTCCAGGTGAAACAATCACCGATTTAAATGGTGGTGCACCCTACGTTTTACCAGCGGTATTTGGGCGTCACTCTGATACGACACCTGTAACTACTGCTGCGGATCCTGATCTTGGTCAAAATATTCATTCGATCGGGATTAACGGGGGAGACCTGGGAATCAGCGACATTATGAATGCAATCAGTTTTAAAATTGATACAAATTATAATGGCATTATTGGAACTCGAACTCCTAATACGCCTTATGGCAGTACAAGTCATCGTTTAGATATTGATCGTCATCCTGATGATTATTATGCTGGTACAGCAGCTGGAGGAGTATCTAACGGTTCTTTTGTAACGACCGACAACACCGGATTTTCTTCGGCTTCTCAATATTCAGCACCTTTAAATGGTCTTGCGGTGACTCCGAAAAGCGATGCTTTTGGTGGTGTCAGCGGAGATTCAATTGTGGTTCCAGATAATACGTGGCGGCCGATGCAGATTTTCTATACAGCAGCAAGTCATACGTTAAAAGTTACAATCGGTGATGCAGCAACGGGAGGTCAGGTCAGCTGGACCAAAATTTTAAATGCTAACGAACAGGCAATAATTGCCAGTAAGCCGAGCTGGGCATTTTCAATTTTAGGTTCTACTGGAGCTGGAGTTGAAGGAAACACAATCAAAAATATTCGCGGGACATTTACTCCCGGAGACCCGGTAATTACAACTCGTTATATTGATGAAAATGGGAATGATTTACAGCCGCCTGTTTCGACTTTGGAAGCGAATTGGCAGGTAACTCACCCGGGTTCGACTCAATTTACGGATTCTACAAGTCCAGCCACAATTGTAAAGAATGGGAAAACTTATCGCAGATCGCAAGTTAACGGAACCTTCTTCGATAACAATACTCGGACCAATAAGCGTTTAGGAGCACCTGGGAGCGGCTCAACTGTTGATACGAGCGGCGGTAATGTGAATGTTACAACTAATTTTGGCAATATAATATTTGTTAACTATGTTTACCGCCAAGAACTTCCTGCAGGCAGTACCGATGTGACATCGGATTTACAGTTAAGTACTGACGGGACAACATTCTCTAAAACCGCCAACATTCATCCGGGAGACGAAGTCACATTTAAATATACAGCGAAAAACAATACTTTGCCGATTTGGCATAAAGTCACAGCGGTTCAGTCGTTAGGCGGCTTGTTTACACCAACAGGCACGTTGCCTGCAGGCGTAACTCAAAAAGCCGGCTTACTTTATGTTCCGATAAATGTGGGAGCAATTAATGATATTAGAGCTGGCGAGACTGGTACTAATACGGTCAAGATGAAGTATCAGGGAGTCGAAAAAGCCAGCCTTACTGCTAACGATGCGGGACAAATTACGATCACTAATAATCCTGCAACACCGGGAGCAGCCAAAACGTCAACTATTGTCTCAAAGGTATCAATCTACGATCAATCCAATCAGTTGATTGATGATAGCGGTAATCCAATTTACGGGTCATATTTCTATAATGCTGCTAACGCTAATGCACCTTTAGCTAGTACTGAAACAGTGTACAATACAGCCAATTACGTTCCGACAACTGATTCAGTGACAGTAAATGATCTGGGCTGGTGGGACTTTAATGAAACGACTAAAGTTCTGACGATCTATCCACATGAGTTGAATGCTAGTGCCGATTGGAAACCTTTCCCAAATCCTAACAGTACCTCTTATCGGGATTGGCCGTGGAATCCTTACAAACGTCAGATAACCAAAGCAGTGATTAAACCGGGAGTAACAGCAAGAAACAGTCTATACGGGTTATTTGCTTTTATACCTTCACTTACAACAATTGAAGGTTTAGAAGGTCTCGATACTAGTCAAGTAATCAATATGGGTTCGATGTTTAATGAGTGTAAACTGTTAACTGATTTAAATGTATCAAATTTTAACACTAGTAAAGTAACTGATATGAGTTGGATGTTTAGTGGTTGCGGGGCTTTAACAAATCTTGGAGCGAATAATTTTGATACAAGCAAAGTAACCAATATGAGTTATATGTTTAGTGGATGTGAGTCGTTAACATCTTTAGATGTCATTAATTTTAATACTAGCAACGTTGAAAATATGCCAAGAATGTTTTCTAAATGTAAGTCTCTAATAAATCTTGATGTCACACATTTTGATACGAGTAAGGTGGTATCTATGGGTTCAATGTTTTCAGATTGCGAGTCGCTTTTGAGTATTGATGTGACGCACTTTAATACCATTAATGTTGTGGACATGGATTCGATGTTTTCTAAATGTAAATCACTAACAAACCTTGATGTGACGCATTTTGATACAAGTAGGGTTACAGATATGTCAAATATGTTTGAGTGGTGTTCATCATTAGCAAGCCTTGACGTAAGTAACTTTGACACCAGTAATGTTACTGATATGCATAGAATGTTTATGCATTGCGGATCGCTAACAAGTCTTGATGTTACTAATTTTGATACAAGTAAGGTTACAAATATGTCAGATATGTTTGATTGGTGTTCATCACTAACAAGTCTTGATGTAAGTAACTTTGACACTAGAAACGTTACTGATATGTCATATATGTTTTCATCATGTATGGCGTTGCCAAGCATAAATGTGTCTGACTTTAAGACCGGAAACGTTACTAATATGTCAGAAATGTTTTCGCATTGTTACAAGCTCAAGACCCTTGACGTGAGTAATTTTGACACCAACAAGGTTACTAATATGTATAGAATGTTTCTTCGTTGCATAGAATTAACAGAGCTTGATTTAAGTAGTTTTGATCTCACTAATATTACTACGACCTCGGACGGAATTATGATTGTTGGAGGCTATGATGGCATTCTGTATGCAGAATACAGTCTCTGGAAGTTAAAGCTTGGACCAAACACTAAATTTCCTGATATAACCGTTGATGGATTTGTGAGTTCGGTTGGATTGGAAGATCCAACACCAGGAACGAAAATTAAAGATTTGGTTGATACTTCAACGGATTATTTTGCAACCGATGCTCAATGGCGAGAGGTTGGGGTTGGAGGAAGCGATCATGAACCAAAAGGAGCTGTTAAGACAGCAGCCCAGATTATGAGTGAGTCTGCAACTCGCAATGATGTCAGAACTTACGTTTGGGATCAGCGTGGACGCGTGTTGTTAGAAGTACCGACTGCGATTAATTTTGGTACGCATCGGGGCTCAATCAGAAATCATACTTATACGAGTGGAGCTCAAACACTCAAAGTGACAGATAATCGAAATTCTCGTAAGAACAAGAAATGGCAGATTTACGGGGAAACAACCCCGTTAACAAACGGCACAAAGAGAATAGCTGGAAATCCTCTATTCTACAAAGATTCTAACGGCAAGAAGAATCTTAATTCAGTAGCCACGCTTTTGGCAGAAAAGAATATTCCAGGTGTCATTTATGAAGATATCTGGGAACAGCCATGGGAACTGTTATTTGAAACAAGTTCCAGCAGTATTCCTAAGGAAGGCAGATACAGCGGCACCGTAACGTATACCTTAATTAATGCAACCCCTTAA